Proteins encoded by one window of Azospirillum thiophilum:
- a CDS encoding 2-keto-4-pentenoate hydratase produces MTDTVESLIAARETRQWLTGLTTPPADKAEAYAVQDAVARRLGPVTAWKVGAPAPDAEPFRAPINAATVFDGADRLPAKLFQVIGVEAEIAYRFDRDLPAREQPYTREEVLDAVASVHPAWEIVDTRFTGFGSQDGLSHMADQFNHGALVVGPAIADWRSLDPLKESVTLEVNGETKVETVGGNSAGDPVRLLVWMANVGARSFDGLHAGDVVTTGSCTGTVFVEPGSRSVARYGTMGTIELTVD; encoded by the coding sequence ATGACCGATACCGTCGAGTCCCTGATCGCGGCGCGCGAGACCCGCCAGTGGCTGACCGGATTGACCACCCCTCCCGCCGACAAGGCGGAGGCCTATGCCGTCCAGGATGCCGTCGCCCGCCGTCTGGGGCCCGTCACCGCGTGGAAAGTCGGCGCCCCCGCCCCCGATGCCGAGCCCTTCCGCGCCCCGATCAACGCCGCCACCGTCTTCGACGGGGCCGACCGCCTGCCGGCCAAGCTCTTCCAGGTCATCGGTGTGGAGGCGGAGATCGCCTACCGCTTCGACCGCGACCTGCCGGCCCGTGAGCAGCCCTACACGCGCGAGGAGGTGCTGGACGCCGTCGCCTCCGTCCATCCGGCCTGGGAGATCGTCGACACCCGCTTCACCGGCTTCGGCAGCCAGGACGGGCTGAGCCACATGGCCGACCAGTTCAACCACGGCGCGCTGGTCGTCGGTCCCGCCATCGCCGACTGGCGTTCGCTCGACCCGCTGAAGGAATCGGTGACGCTGGAGGTGAATGGCGAGACCAAGGTGGAGACGGTCGGCGGCAACAGCGCCGGCGATCCGGTCCGGCTGCTGGTGTGGATGGCCAATGTCGGCGCCCGCAGCTTCGACGGCCTGCATGCCGGCGATGTGGTTACGACCGGCTCCTGTACCGGCACCGTCTTCGTCGAGCCGGGCAGCCGTTCGGTCGCACGCTACGGCACCATGGGCACCATCGAACTGACGGTGGACTGA
- the soxR gene encoding redox-sensitive transcriptional activator SoxR translates to MLSPEEYDKELTVGEVARRSGVAVSTIHFYEAQGLIRSWRNPGNQRRFSRDVLRRVAVVKVAQRLGISLASIADALAALPEDRSPTTADWQRMSERWRAELDDRITKLAKLRDNLDGCIGCGCLSIRDCPLRNPWDELGDGGAGPRLLDPA, encoded by the coding sequence ATGCTGTCGCCGGAGGAGTACGACAAGGAGCTGACGGTGGGGGAGGTGGCGCGCCGGTCCGGCGTCGCGGTGTCGACCATCCATTTCTACGAGGCGCAGGGCCTGATCCGCAGCTGGCGCAACCCCGGCAACCAGCGCCGCTTCTCCCGCGACGTGCTGCGCCGGGTGGCGGTCGTCAAGGTGGCGCAGCGGCTCGGCATCTCGCTGGCCTCCATCGCCGATGCGCTCGCCGCCCTGCCGGAGGACCGTTCGCCGACGACCGCCGACTGGCAACGGATGTCGGAGCGCTGGCGGGCTGAGCTGGACGACCGCATCACCAAGCTGGCGAAGCTGCGCGACAATCTGGACGGCTGCATCGGCTGCGGCTGCCTGTCGATCCGCGACTGCCCGCTGCGCAATCCGTGGGATGAGCTGGGCGACGGCGGTGCCGGACCGCGGCTGCTGGATCCGGCCTGA
- a CDS encoding HPP family protein — MILGKLAALRRNTAERAKRWGESLFRPILPGATLRDRMIACCGALLGIAATGLLCRNMLTYMSSAPVLVAPMGASAVLLFAVPASPLAQPWSIVGGNTLSAVVGVLVASIIPDPMLAGAAAVALAIATMSLTRCLHPPGGAAALTAVLGGPAVTEMGIKFAFFPVAVNSVLLLTAGLMFHRLSGHRYPHKAVNTHRTGDPPPQLRPGITQGDVDDALRTLAETLDVSREDLGALLVNAELHALERLHADITCRDVMSRDVVTVTPDTHPQVARARLIEHGFRTLPVVDRENAVAGIVGHEQLSHGDLGRNTARVAAVMVPATVEGPDTPVFRLLGRLSDGHTHDVVIVDQNRRLLGVVTQTDLLVVLARAALALAVQDGGPGKDGGLPRAYLRDVSVGRA, encoded by the coding sequence ATGATCTTGGGAAAACTCGCGGCCTTGCGCCGGAACACGGCGGAACGGGCCAAGAGGTGGGGGGAATCCCTGTTCCGGCCGATCCTGCCCGGAGCCACCCTGCGCGACCGCATGATCGCCTGTTGCGGTGCGCTGTTGGGGATCGCGGCGACCGGCCTTCTCTGCCGCAACATGCTGACCTACATGAGCAGCGCGCCGGTGCTTGTGGCGCCGATGGGGGCGTCTGCCGTGCTGCTGTTCGCGGTGCCGGCCAGCCCGCTGGCGCAGCCCTGGTCGATCGTCGGCGGCAATACGCTCTCGGCGGTCGTCGGGGTGCTGGTCGCCAGCATCATCCCCGACCCGATGCTGGCCGGAGCCGCCGCCGTGGCGCTCGCCATCGCCACCATGTCGCTGACCCGCTGCCTTCACCCGCCGGGCGGCGCCGCCGCCCTGACCGCGGTGCTGGGCGGCCCGGCGGTGACCGAGATGGGCATCAAGTTCGCCTTCTTCCCGGTCGCGGTGAATTCGGTCCTGCTTCTCACCGCCGGACTGATGTTCCACCGGCTGTCCGGTCATCGCTATCCGCACAAGGCGGTCAACACCCACCGCACCGGCGATCCACCGCCGCAGCTGCGGCCCGGCATCACCCAGGGCGACGTCGACGACGCGTTGCGCACCCTGGCCGAGACGCTGGACGTGAGCCGCGAGGATCTGGGCGCCCTGCTGGTCAATGCCGAGCTGCACGCGCTGGAAAGGCTGCATGCCGACATCACCTGCCGGGACGTCATGTCCCGCGACGTCGTCACGGTCACGCCGGACACCCATCCCCAGGTCGCCCGCGCCCGTCTGATCGAGCATGGATTCCGCACGCTGCCGGTGGTGGACCGGGAAAATGCGGTCGCCGGTATCGTCGGCCATGAACAGCTGTCGCACGGCGACCTCGGCCGCAACACCGCCCGTGTCGCCGCCGTCATGGTCCCGGCGACGGTGGAAGGGCCGGACACGCCGGTCTTCCGGTTGCTCGGCCGTCTGTCCGACGGACACACGCATGATGTGGTGATCGTCGACCAGAACCGCCGGCTGCTGGGGGTGGTCACCCAGACCGATCTTTTGGTTGTCCTGGCCCGTGCCGCCCTCGCCCTTGCGGTGCAGGATGGCGGGCCGGGAAAGGATGGCGGACTGCCCCGGGCCTATCTGCGCGATGTTTCGGTTGGACGGGCCTAG
- a CDS encoding replication protein RepA — translation MGSIHRLIETHGRDGALALVSDEERPLIDIAAAVQAAENSKLGITYAGFCQTALPHRQLPDDQHWERPGHKVKLVIQPGVIEDRNGVTRRIGVPYGSRARMILLYLQTRAIQTGNPEVELGGSMHDWLKRMDIPICGKAYRDVEDQAARLSACHLTFFTDADGGRRQSKESIVADAIQLRRPDDRQGTLFTDTVRLSDSFFKALREHPVPVAEEALKAISGKSMALDVYIWLAYRLHSLDKPTPITWAALHGQFGAGYALVRQFKTKFIPNLKYALAAYPDARVEESGEGLILHPSRPPINERVMARIA, via the coding sequence ATGGGCAGCATTCACCGTTTGATCGAGACCCACGGACGCGATGGCGCGCTTGCCCTCGTCTCCGACGAGGAACGGCCGCTCATCGACATCGCGGCAGCGGTCCAGGCGGCGGAAAACAGCAAGCTCGGCATCACTTATGCCGGATTCTGCCAGACGGCACTGCCTCACCGCCAGCTTCCCGACGACCAGCATTGGGAACGGCCGGGCCACAAGGTAAAGCTGGTGATCCAGCCCGGCGTGATCGAGGACCGCAACGGCGTCACCCGGCGAATCGGCGTGCCCTATGGCAGCCGGGCCCGCATGATCCTGCTCTATCTCCAGACCCGCGCCATCCAGACCGGGAATCCTGAGGTCGAGCTTGGCGGCTCGATGCATGACTGGCTGAAACGGATGGACATTCCGATCTGCGGCAAGGCCTATCGCGATGTCGAGGATCAGGCCGCGAGGCTTTCCGCCTGCCATCTGACCTTCTTCACCGATGCCGACGGCGGACGGCGGCAGAGCAAGGAATCGATCGTCGCCGACGCCATCCAGTTGCGGCGGCCCGACGACCGCCAGGGCACCCTCTTCACCGACACGGTGCGGCTCAGCGACAGCTTCTTCAAGGCTTTGCGCGAACACCCGGTTCCAGTGGCGGAAGAGGCGCTGAAGGCGATCAGCGGCAAGTCGATGGCGCTCGACGTCTATATCTGGCTGGCCTACCGCCTGCATTCGCTGGACAAGCCGACCCCCATCACCTGGGCGGCCCTGCATGGCCAGTTCGGTGCCGGCTATGCCCTGGTGCGGCAGTTCAAGACCAAGTTCATCCCGAATCTGAAATACGCGCTCGCCGCCTATCCGGACGCCCGGGTGGAGGAATCGGGGGAGGGGCTTATCCTCCATCCCTCGCGCCCACCGATCAACGAACGGGTGATGGCCCGGATCGCTTGA
- a CDS encoding cation diffusion facilitator family transporter, whose translation MGVVAIAANLAITVTRFGAAPFTGSASMLSEAVHSLVDTGNEASMLAGLKRSKRLQDERHPFGYARELNFWTFRVALVIAATFLAYETKSLLIDESALPDLVRGVRALLLDEPAVDRVNEVLTIHLGPVAVIVTISPDVRDDATAGASEPAQDARCIGQAAR comes from the coding sequence GTGGGTGTCGTCGCCATCGCGGCCAATCTGGCGATCACCGTCACCAGGTTCGGGGCTGCGCCCTTCACCGGCAGCGCTTCCATGCTGAGCGAGGCCGTCCATTCTCTGGTGGACACCGGCAACGAGGCGTCGATGCTGGCCGGGCTGAAGCGGTCGAAGCGACTGCAGGACGAACGTCACCCGTTCGGTTACGCGCGCGAGCTTAACTTCTGGACCTTCAGGGTGGCGCTGGTCATCGCCGCCACCTTCCTCGCCTATGAGACGAAGAGCCTGCTGATCGACGAATCCGCCCTCCCCGATCTGGTTCGCGGCGTGCGTGCGCTGCTACTGGACGAGCCGGCCGTGGATCGGGTGAATGAGGTGCTGACCATTCATCTCGGCCCGGTGGCGGTGATCGTGACCATCAGCCCCGATGTGCGGGACGATGCGACGGCCGGCGCGTCGGAACCGGCGCAGGACGCGCGCTGCATCGGGCAGGCGGCACGGTGA
- a CDS encoding AAA family ATPase: MLSIVGDDMRQLRERRGENQTQFADWLNAQLGRSYTKARISRWESGAERIPQQLVDFLMRQRTDEKPRSATFLAIANQKGGVGKTATAVNLAYALTDGGARVLLIDCDSQSNATVHVGVGNAAIVALEQQRKTLYYVLRSEEPLTSVIMPTTESGLDLVPAGLSLADADVELAADSTGGLILREKLEEVRHAYDFVVMDCAPNLGLVTANALSAAELVVVPVQTEALALLGVKRLVDTIGRIRRRVNPGLRIAGIIPTMYNDRLTQDRATLQELHESYAGQVPVFPPIPRATVYGKAAAAGMITLAGDPKAPGAETFHEVARQIRDYAQRRETAHVA, encoded by the coding sequence ATGCTGTCGATCGTGGGCGACGACATGCGCCAGCTGCGCGAGCGCCGCGGGGAGAACCAGACGCAGTTCGCCGACTGGCTGAACGCGCAACTCGGGCGCAGCTACACCAAGGCGCGGATCAGCCGCTGGGAAAGCGGGGCGGAGCGCATCCCGCAGCAGCTGGTGGATTTCCTGATGCGCCAGCGGACCGACGAGAAGCCGCGGTCGGCCACCTTCCTGGCCATCGCCAACCAGAAGGGCGGCGTCGGGAAGACCGCGACCGCCGTCAACCTCGCCTATGCCCTGACGGACGGCGGCGCCCGGGTGCTGCTGATCGACTGCGATTCGCAGAGCAACGCCACCGTCCATGTCGGCGTCGGCAACGCTGCCATCGTCGCGCTGGAGCAGCAGCGCAAGACACTCTATTACGTCCTGCGCTCCGAAGAGCCGCTGACCTCGGTCATCATGCCGACGACGGAAAGCGGGCTGGACCTCGTCCCTGCCGGGCTATCGCTGGCCGACGCCGACGTCGAGCTGGCGGCGGATTCCACCGGCGGGCTGATCCTGCGGGAGAAGCTGGAGGAGGTGCGCCACGCCTATGATTTCGTGGTGATGGACTGTGCGCCGAACCTGGGGCTGGTGACGGCCAACGCGCTGTCGGCGGCCGAGCTGGTGGTGGTGCCGGTGCAGACGGAGGCGCTGGCCCTGCTGGGCGTCAAGCGGCTGGTCGACACCATCGGCCGCATCCGCCGCCGGGTGAATCCCGGCCTGCGCATCGCCGGCATCATCCCCACCATGTACAACGACCGGCTGACCCAGGACCGTGCCACCCTGCAGGAGCTGCACGAATCCTATGCCGGGCAGGTGCCGGTCTTCCCGCCCATCCCGCGCGCCACCGTCTATGGCAAGGCGGCGGCGGCCGGCATGATCACGCTGGCCGGCGATCCCAAGGCCCCGGGGGCCGAGACCTTCCACGAGGTGGCCCGCCAGATCCGTGACTATGCCCAGCGCCGGGAGACCGCCCATGTCGCGTAA